The Phragmites australis chromosome 1, lpPhrAust1.1, whole genome shotgun sequence genomic interval GGCAAAAGAAATCTGGAATGGTTCCCATTGTTTGTGTTAACTTACTAAGATACGGCGAGGGAAAAACTGAGACAGTTCTAGTTGATCATTTCAAAGAATCTCTACAGTACATGAAGTCTAGTGGAAAGCTTGGAAACACATGGATTCAGTTGATAAATTATGACTGGCATGCCACTGTAAAGTCAAAAGGGCAGCAGCAGACAGTTGAGGGCCTATGGAGACATCTTAAAGCACCTACAATGGCTATTGGCTTCAGTGAAGGGAATTACTATGATGCAAAGCAGCAGcttaaggaatgtaaaggaTTGATTATCTGCAACGATGACATTAATGGCGAGTTTTGCATGGAATCTATTCAAAATGGGGTGATACGTTTCAATTGTGCGGACTCTCTTGATCGGACTAATGCTGCTAGCTACTTTGGGGCACTTCAAGTTTTTGTTGAACAGTGTAGTCGATTGAGTATCTCCCTCGACATAGATGCCATGTTTGGGTTATCAACAGGCAGATATTCCGAATATAGCGGTCGAAGTGTTCGTTCCTTGCCCCTTGGATGGGAGGAGCGCTTTGACTCTGTAACAGGGAAATCATTCTATATTGATCATAATACACGTACTACGACCTGGGAACATCCATGCCAGGAGGCCCCGCAGAAGCCCTGGAAAAGATTTGATATGACATTTGATCAATTCAAAGGCTCAACAATGCTTGCTCCGATGAACCACCTTGCTGAACTTTTTCTTCTGGCTGGTGATATCCATGCCACGTTGTACACTGGCTCAAAAGCTATGCACAGCGAGATTCTGAACATATTCAAGGAGGAATCTGGAAAATTTAGTAAATTCTCAGCTGTTCAGAATGTGAAGATTACGGTGCAAAGAAGGTACCACAATTTTCTGAATGACAGTTCTCGTCAAAAACAGTTAGAGATGTTCCTTGGATTGAGGCTATATAAGCATCTCCCATCCATCCCAATGTTCCCTCTCAAAGTGGGTAACATATTATCAGTATCTTTATTGAAAACTTTACTTTATAGTACTTGATTTCAATGTGCTAATTCAGGATTATATTTTTTTGTGGTATCATGCTTAATCTTGACAATTCAGGTGCTATCAAGGCCATCTGGATGCATGTTGAAACCAGTTCCTAGCATCACCCCAGTGGCTGATGGCGGTTCCAGTCTTCTCAGCTTCAAAAAGAAGGATCTTATTTGGGTATAGTGCTTCTTTAGATACTTACTGGCCAGTAATATTTCCTGACAGTTGCCTggtttatttaattatagaCTCAAtgttttttcagtttttcacACAGCATGTTAAATTTTTTTACTCCTGCAGGTTTGTCAAACAGGCGCAGACTACGTGGAACTTTTTATATACCTTGGTGAACCTTGTCAAATTTGTCAGCTGCTGCTTACTGTCTCCCACGGTGCTGAAGATTCGTCGTATCCAGCAACTGTAGATGTTAGACTTGGCTCAAGCATAGATGCCCTTAAGCTTGTGGTTGAGGTTCTTGCCTCCATCTTACTTCACTAGTtttattatcattttttttttttgctccagATGTTTCATCAAGTTCATTTGCAAATACAAGTTAGGTCGCTTACTTTTAAAATTTGGCTGGATGGACTTTCACCCTGCACTCAAAATCAAGATTGCAGACACACAAAAATGGCAGTCCTTGCTAATATTGAACCTCATCAGATTCGGATGTGCCATCTAAATTTGGGTTTAAGCCAACATACTATCTTGCAATTCTAACAATTTGAACTTTGGCACATGACTTTTGCTTGGTTCAGAACCAGAGCTTAACTGAATGCTTGTTAACTTTGGCTGAGCTGAGATGAGCTAAGTGCAGCTTCTGAATTTGGCCTTGAGCCCTTGATTTTGGCTAGGTTTTCAACTCTGTCCATATGCTGTTGAGATCTTGTAGTTTCAAAATTGGTCTATTGCTCCATCTGGTATTGGTTTCATCTGTTCTATGCGCATTCTTTTCAAAGCATGTAGATCCTGTAGTCCTCTGCATGGTTTTGTATTTTTTCTGCAGTTTATGTAATTATTTATCTGGATATTTTCTCTGTGTATACAGCTGCTTTGAATTTGGTATGTATTTGTCTATGAAATCCAATTAAAGCTTGCAGATCCTTTGAGCTATATTTACTTAAGTAGAACTCTCCCATTTTaggcagtttttttttctcgaccACGAGGAGAGACTCCCTCGggcattttttaaaatttaagatAGGGGAGTACCGAACCCTGGCTGGCCAGGAAACTTGCTGAAACCAGTTTCTCAGGGAGGTACCCACAAACCGGTGCGCCCCGGGTTCGAGCCCGGGTGACCATCCTCTCTACTGGAGGCACTAACCAATTGAGCTACTGCTCAGTTCGCTTTTAGGCAGTTTTTCATTCTTACTTTATGAACTAGGGCATAGCAATGTGAtaatctagctctttgcatgttgTGTCTTCATCAAATGTTTTCATTCCATTGTACTTGTTGCCTTTTACACATCTTATTTAAGCAATAGATGAATATTAACTAAGAGATTATCTTTTTAGGGTGCTTGCATTCCACAGTGCTCGAATGGGACAAATCTGTTGATCCCCCTCACTGGTAGAATTGATCCAGAGGACTTTGCTGTTACAGGGAAAAGTGCTAGGCTTGATGTTCAACAGAGCACTTACCTTCCCCTATTATATGACTTTGAAGAACTGGAAGGAGAACTGAACTTTTTAAATCGGGTTGTTGCATTATCTTTTCATCCATCTGCCACATCGAGAACACCCATTACTCTTGGTGAGGTAAAAGGTTGACGCAATCTTCTAGATGCAGATGCTTTTAAATAGTTACTTTTGGCATTAGAACTTTTGGCATtacaacgcaggccctcagaagcgcctgtacatagTGGAAGAATAAAGTGTGCGGATAATatcaagagaggtcgaggtagaccaaacttgacatgggaaGAGTCTGTAAAGAAAGATTTGAAAGattggaatatcaccaaagaactagccatggacaggggtgcgtggaagttagctatccacgtgccagagccatgattagacttgcaagatcttatgggtttcatctctagcctaccccaacttgtttgggactgaaaggctttgttgttgttgttattggcATTAGAACTTTTTCTCTtgtgttcatttatttattttccctTCATGAGTTGAGCTAAACTTCTTTAACAGATTGAAGTACTTGGAGTTTCTCTTCCATGGGAAGATATGTTAACCAATAGCAGATGCAGTCCTGAATTTATGGAGCTTCTCTGTAAAaaatcatccagtgttcactgTGATCTAGGTTCAAAGTCTTCTGCAAATTCTTTCTTGCCTGGGAATGATGCTCATAGTAGTGTAAGATCTTGTACTAAAAGTTTGCCATCAGTTCAATCAGATGGTTCGAGAAATTTTGTGGATTTTCTCACTGGTGATTTTGATGTATCGAAGTCAAATATAACTGACAATACATCTTTTGGTAATGAGGAAGAGGAACAAACAAACTTCTTAGATGATAGATTTGATGTTAACCCTTTTGCTCCTGCATCGGAAGTGCCTGTTGCTAAAGTGAATAACCAGGTTAAAGAATGTGGCAGCACACAACtttatcttaaattttttgaatcaCTTTCTGGAAATAATAAGGTATGAATTTGTACTAAACTCATATTCTGTCTGTTTATGTTCTGTTATGTTCTTGGTAGATTTTCATTGAATCTTTCTTAGCAGAGCTTGTCCTGAAGTTACCAATAATATCTTGAATGGCTTCTTGTATCCAATAAACGTCCAAGAATATTCTAATCTCTAGCGACAATGTAACTGAAACTTTTGTTTTCAACAAAGACAACTTCAAATTTTTTATAGTTCACTGAATCTGTAATTCTATTCTGGTTACCATCGTCTACTTCTGATACGGTTTTGAATTCGAGGTGACATATGTTTGGACACTATTACTTTCCTTGCTTTTCAATACAGACTTGCTTATTTAGctattctttaaaaaaaaggcttattttgaaatgatgtgtatataaatttaattcaggATCATATTCATTCAATCTTTATTCATCTTTCCAGGGAAAAGGTCTTAACTTTGAGCAAATGATGAAGCTTGAAATAAAACGTCTCCATCTTGATCTTTCTGCCGCTGAAAGGGATCGAGCATTGCTATCAATTGGTGTAATTCCTGCCACAGTTGATCCAAACCGTTCAGTTGATTATTCTTACCTGTTGAAGTTGTCCAGCTTTGCTGATAATCTAGCACTGCTGGGCCATGCTGTGCTTGAGGATCGTGTTAATGCTTCAATAGGGCTTGAAAAGGGCAATGACCAAACTATAGACTTTTGGAATGTCAGTGAAAATGATGAATCCTGCTATGGTGGGGCATGTGAAATCCATGCTTTGTCTTCATTACAAGCTTCAGCCACTAGTGAAAATCAGTCAGTATTTGTGGAATGTTCCCAGTGTGAAAGGACAGTTTGCAAAGCTTGTTGTGCTGGGAAAGGGGCCTTCCTTTTGCTTAACACTTACAGAGATCTGAAGTTATATGGTGGGAGTCAAGGTGGTGGCTATTCAGCACTCACGGATTGTTTTGTGTGCAAATCATGCTGCAGTGAAATGATCAAATGTGTACTGTATGTGGATTATGTCCGGGTTCTTCATAGCTTGCGGAGAAAAGATCGTACAGAGAAAGCAGCACTGAATGCTGTGAATCAGGTCTGCCATCTTGAATCCAGCAGAGCATCTGATTTATCGCAAAGTATTCAATCTGGTCAGAGGCAATTGAAGGAGATCCTTGATGGTGAAGAATCCCTTGCAGAATTTCCATATGCAAGCTTTTTACATACGGTATTTCTCAACTTTGTACAATTATGATAACTCGTGCTCCTTTATGATCTGCTGCCTTCTGTTATCCATACATTCTGCTGCATATACAAGTTTACAATGCACATGGACCATGGGAAAACTGTTAAATAAACTGGCCTTATGCGTCATTTTTGAAAGATGcctttttcgtttttctttttgttcttctaTGAAACTTAGATAATGCTTTGACCATGCCTTCATGTTCTATTATTCAGGTCGAAACTGACAATGACTCTGAACCACTGCTTTCATTACTGGTACCACTTGGTAATGGGGACCACAAGTCTTACTGGAAAGCTCCACGGGACAACACATCTGTAGAGTTCTTGATTGTTCTTGGTGGTTTATCAGATGTTGCAGGAGTTGCCATTATTGTCAGTTCTTGCGGTTACTCAACATCTGACTGCCCAATTGTAAGATAGCCTActttactttttctttcttgatCATGTTATCCTTATTGTACCTATAAAACCAGTATAAACAATATTAGCCAGGCATGCCTTAATGTTATATGTATGGACTCCCAGCTATATGGATACATCTTACTTCCAGCTTTCTTGATAATTGAAAAGGCGTATTTAAATTGAAGTTACTgaaatcataatttttaatcATGAAATCATGTAGCTTGAGAATAAGAGAAGAGTTCAACTGTATGCCTGAGTATGCTACATATCGATACAAGGGAAGCAATGCGCAAAATGCTATCTTTTTCTCTGAAATTGTATGCCAAAAAAGAATAGAACTCGCCTTGAGAGATAATTCATGCTCTATCTTACTTATTTCCCAGAATGTCTAGAAAAAAGTAAGGCAATAGAAAATATgcagagagaaaataaattcCTAATATTGGCTCTACGGAGCtatatacaattatatttaattACCGATTGTAAGGTGACTGCTCTAGCTATGTTTCTAACTTGTAAGCACAGGAAAACATCTGGTTTTGTTTGAGACAAAATGATAATGTGATGTCAATTATTTGGAGCTGTATAAGTATTTTGGTTCTGAACCTCTGCCTGTACTTCAGAATTGAACTTATGCTCTTTAAGCAATTCAATCTATGGCATCTAATATAACAGTGGTTCCTGTCTTATGATGTTTGTGGCTTTATTGGTTTGGGCACGGTCATAATTTTGTGACAGTTGACTGTCTTTCTATACGTACACCATTAATGTAGCAATGATGCAAATACATCTAATTTGTTGACATAATCCTGGTCTAGAATTAGCACAACATGCAAGACCTGCAAGACATCTTTTTTAGAGTGAATTACACAAAACCACAACTATTGTGCCATTTGtgacacaaaactacaagtattgtgtttagtaacacaaaactataatttctaacaattgttagggcctcaaataaaatctcaaaaatctaaaaaaattcactaatattcttcttatatgatagactaatttataaaattatttacagCCCTAGATTATATgttgaaaaaatgagttcctttgtaatgctccatctATATGCGGTTTTATCATTGCATATAGTTGTGTAACGAAAATCGGGTTATGTGTGAAAGTGGTGTACAaaacttgtagttttatgttattaGATACAATACTTGGAGTTTTGT includes:
- the LOC133911954 gene encoding probable phosphoinositide phosphatase SAC9 translates to MLHSKSLPRSKDTSIVVVVLETTEVYIVISLSTRRDTQVIHVDPTTGSLRYLGKHGDDVFDSEAAALNSITDGSRILSKGTTYARAVLGYAVLGSYALLLVATQLSATVPNLPGGGCIYTVAESQWIKIQLQNPQAQGNGELKNIRELADLDIDGKYYFCETRDITRPFPSRMTLWEPDEEFVWNGWLSKPFQDIGLPGHCVILLQGFAECRYFGGTGQQGGSVALIARRSRLHPGTRYLARGLNACSGTGNEVECEHLVWAPLKGGQRIPFSSYIWRRGTIPIWWGAEIKNAVSVEAEIYVADDPYNGSLQYYQRLSRRYGNKSSEVNAARQKKSGMVPIVCVNLLRYGEGKTETVLVDHFKESLQYMKSSGKLGNTWIQLINYDWHATVKSKGQQQTVEGLWRHLKAPTMAIGFSEGNYYDAKQQLKECKGLIICNDDINGEFCMESIQNGVIRFNCADSLDRTNAASYFGALQVFVEQCSRLSISLDIDAMFGLSTGRYSEYSGRSVRSLPLGWEERFDSVTGKSFYIDHNTRTTTWEHPCQEAPQKPWKRFDMTFDQFKGSTMLAPMNHLAELFLLAGDIHATLYTGSKAMHSEILNIFKEESGKFSKFSAVQNVKITVQRRYHNFLNDSSRQKQLEMFLGLRLYKHLPSIPMFPLKVLSRPSGCMLKPVPSITPVADGGSSLLSFKKKDLIWVCQTGADYVELFIYLGEPCQICQLLLTVSHGAEDSSYPATVDVRLGSSIDALKLVVEGACIPQCSNGTNLLIPLTGRIDPEDFAVTGKSARLDVQQSTYLPLLYDFEELEGELNFLNRVVALSFHPSATSRTPITLGEIEVLGVSLPWEDMLTNSRCSPEFMELLCKKSSSVHCDLGSKSSANSFLPGNDAHSSVRSCTKSLPSVQSDGSRNFVDFLTGDFDVSKSNITDNTSFGNEEEEQTNFLDDRFDVNPFAPASEVPVAKVNNQVKECGSTQLYLKFFESLSGNNKGKGLNFEQMMKLEIKRLHLDLSAAERDRALLSIGVIPATVDPNRSVDYSYLLKLSSFADNLALLGHAVLEDRVNASIGLEKGNDQTIDFWNVSENDESCYGGACEIHALSSLQASATSENQSVFVECSQCERTVCKACCAGKGAFLLLNTYRDLKLYGGSQGGGYSALTDCFVCKSCCSEMIKCVLYVDYVRVLHSLRRKDRTEKAALNAVNQVCHLESSRASDLSQSIQSGQRQLKEILDGEESLAEFPYASFLHTVETDNDSEPLLSLLVPLGNGDHKSYWKAPRDNTSVEFLIVLGGLSDVAGVAIIVSSCGYSTSDCPIVEIWASNKIHREDRTFIGKWDVQDIISSSPHLCGPEKSSSLSEAPRHIKFHFPNPIRGRIISIKMTLPHIGSRSTKFTEEFDLLSLDDSFHEPKPTNPHKSFIHAKRIVVFGNSLRKEMCPDTSVGIMRMKSYLDGSPPLGRFRIPVEAERLADNDLVLEQYLLPNSPGIAGFRLDFFNVIRPFVTHSPSSSELYMREFSLTRMEDRFVNPAILYIQVTVVKESGKLVVEEYRLPEVKENTPLYFDFPDLQEDARCVIFRLLGDVTAFVDDISELDGLKLRNLPLASGLSLSNKIKLYYYADTYEMGKIGSLSAV